Proteins from one Anopheles nili chromosome 2, idAnoNiliSN_F5_01, whole genome shotgun sequence genomic window:
- the LOC128731227 gene encoding adenylosuccinate lyase: MEVNAEFRGYRSPLSTRYASKEMQYLFSDQHKFSTWRKLWILLAKAEKSLGLDITEEQIREMERHVEDIDFKAAAAEEALTRHDVMAHVHVFAKQCPLAAPIIHLGATSCYVGDNTDLLILKEALEQLLPKLVGVVKQLAAFAMQHRDLPALGFTHLQPAQLTTVGKRCTLWIQDLLMDERALRVCRDNLRFRGVKGTTGTQASFLQLFAGDGAKVRQLDQTVTKLAGFERCYAVTGQTYSRKVDLEIVSALASLGATVHKMCSDLRLLASRKELEEPFEQTQIGSSAMPYKRNPMRSERCCALARHLITLQANAANTLAVQWLERTLDDSANRRLTLSEAFLSADACLLTLLNISQGLVVYPKVIERNIAQELPFMSTENVIMAMVKAGGDRQVCHEKIRVLSHEAGAQVKQHGKDNDLVDRIRADPYFAPILGQLASILDPKTFTGRAADQVVEFVNDEVNPVVALYGDKVVTKSAQLNI; the protein is encoded by the exons ATGGAAGTTAATGCCGAATTTCGTGGGTACCGTTCGCCCTTGAGTACCCGCTATGCTAGCAAGGAAATGCAGTATCTGTTCAGCGATCAGCACAAGTTCTCCACTTGGCGCAAGTTATGGATCCTGCTGGCCAAGGCCGAAAAG TCGCTGGGTTTGGACATTACCGAAGAGCAGATCCGGGAGATGGAACGACACGTCGAGGACATCGATTTCAAGGCGGCCGCTGCCGAAGAAGCCCTCACCCGGCACGACGTCATGGCACACGTGCACGTGTTTGCCAAACAGTGCCCTCTGGCGGCTCCAATTATCCATCTCGGTGCGACCTCGTGCTACGTCGGTGACAACACGGACCTTCTCATCCTGAAGGAAGCGCTCGAGCAACTGCTTCCGAAACTGGTCGGCGTTGTAAAGCAGTTGGCCGCGTTTGCCATGCAACACCGTGATTTACCAGCGCTGGGCTTCACGCACCTTCAGCCGGCCCAGCTGACCACGGTCGGTAAACGATGCACACTCTGGATCCAGGATCTGCTGATGGACGAGCGCGCACTGCGCGTGTGCCGGGACAATTTGCGCTTCCGGGGCGTGAAGGGCACGACTGGCACTCAGGCGTCGTTCCTGCAGCTGTTTGCGGGTGATGGTGCCAAGGTACGACAGCTGGACCAAACCGTCACGAAACTGGCCGGCTTCGAGCGCTGCTACGCCGTCACGGGCCAAACGTACTCACGCAAGGTCGACCTGGAAATAGTGTCGGCATTGGCGAGTCTCGGAGCGACCGTTCACAAAATGTGCTCTGATCTGCGCCTGTTGGCCTCGCGCAAGGAGCTGGAGGAGCCATTCGAACAGACACAAATTGGCAGTTCCGCGATGCCATACAAACGCAATCCAATGCGGTCGGAGCGTTGCTGTGCACTGGCTCGGCACCTTATCACGCTGCAGGCGAACGCGGCCAACACGCTGGCCGTGCAGTGGCTCGAACGGACGCTTGACGATTCCGCCAACCGGCGATTGACTCTTTCCGAAGCGTTCCTGTCTGCGGATGCGTGCCTGCTGACGCTACTCAACATCTCGCAGGGGCTCGTCGTCTATCCGAAGGTGATCGAGCGCAACATCGCCCAGGAGCTGCCATTTATGTCAACGGAAAACGTCATCATGGCGATGGTGAAGGCAGGTGGCGACCGACAAGTGTGTCATGAAAAGATTCGTGTCCTGTCGCACGAGGCTGGCGCGCAGGTGAAGCAGCATGGCAAGGACAACGATCTGGTCGATCGAATCCGGGCGGATCCGTACTTTGCGCCCATCCTCGGTCAGCTCGCTAGCATTCTCGATCCGAAGACGTTCACCGGCCGGGCGGCGGATCAAGTGGTTGAGTTTGTGAATGACGAGGTTAACCCCGTTGTAGCGCTTTATGGGGACAAGGTCGTTACCAAGTCGGCACAGTTGAATATTTGA
- the LOC128721953 gene encoding uncharacterized protein LOC128721953, giving the protein MASHAAAGGSGKSDTSRRPPVIKNPLLSSQVTGLTLDDFAPVAVLLPAAPLPTIAKDMPESTATPKPVIFSSQQTVTGTVPELPQDTDNFSEIDLNTTSEPQAWSQPPTIDYNPLQDLEESDGKAGGSQLENDGEPLPSSSSYLQQTSALTAQFAAQLPNVASTVFSTFSRVIKGSSPVPSPAAPSYGYDPAAYGGYGSQPELQSVLNPYEPPPSVPSSSGPLLNSSAYNPTYQPFGAPHDPQHSEAQSVAGPPPPPPTFYNPEQVPSAVAVPPPSTSGPSNTYRLGGSKKKTYAHIPGLSTTTQPGVPSAPTPTQNTVPPHPFGSAPPTSLAFVQPTAPGVSDTFNFEPTTQTEDNNTAPPVSKAKSSIFGYLPTNILEKLPKPSFGSEKKEEPSQFAGAVSSGSILDQFAEPLRAPVEVQSVPPSTFNNTPQTSAGSYFAPPSVGAPVPVPLVPQSQPHPLFTPNQSEFLSVTGEPSAPTASVLDPALPPPVFYSPAQIPTVVQSRPVGSTGNPYSSKRLASGIGRYKNPLVPAAQPVTGPVFLPNQPPPLASQQPAGVLSNVATQQVFSDTFTPQIVSANPQSEAPVSIFNPIVSVGAPFEPVGEAQCIPPPVGERILENTSQLTLSAPISGPPEVIEATTVVNPLVPENVNSERNRGINQLVGGLKSDATYNPYSSQQVHQAVRVEEPTYTQQSIPEVAAPPVIGFDLQETSSVAGVEAVQAKFDVFNLGNQPSAPQTNVFSAESLVSTATIVTGTPAGFLGTEPASIGSSKTIVDSRSKSSENVLSPPPRPNSNLSEPATIFPGSVPPADIFLPELSGTAGFVLPQVHHPDREEEANVFVQKGQHDTNGNNLVNFFTSNPASSIAPVEKQFEYSQQNTTSRFPAQPLSTEQQEPSKKASLISFPNPAPAINPVDFFNSNTIVPLESGVENTIKTGQTTSSVPLFNFFGRTADPAPPTVVEPVVETKLSSDQSIADFANGQRDSTKARTFPEDIAPATSVSNVSSFSNLNVSFGEDSAQDVPRIENASNEPIFSSDNLFDFKSTVYQDGSLYSRNKELAYDANDGSSSMAAMATTSVGAQDTTTNTGTSIADSSSTNIAYRPTYNHWFYRREVEGKSVWSAFTMADSMALEDGLAVLLARTNSEPEDDSCSPVIVHTDGGRYDVSIKERTRTPVYWKGPANEVRRCSWFYKTVDSRFVPYEEEVADLLEREYKEAATSGEWHRRVTIPNGETVVFHGPSVIVHFLQTQNPDTWGGGNSPVPSTTNRPRVVKRGIDEFNIDEDEPERIDHLLFMVHGIGEACDLRFRRVEEVVDEFRSISAQLVQSHYRSSFDRGDVGRVEILPISWHDDLHSEESGVDEKLKSITLPSIPKLRHFTNDTLLDVLFYTSPMFCQSIIDAVGKSLNRLYAMFCQRNPSFSGRVSLAGHSLGSLILFDLLCHQKKVEKKLSSEPENSENPDDDSVSPLTSHHAIVNHRPLVRKCSQQINYEVGPAGTGQPYITYPQLMFQPKMFFALGSPIGMFVTIRGIDALGLDFKLPTCEGFFNIFHPYDPVAYRIEALINPELSSLAPVLIPHHKGRKRMHLELKETVLRVSNDLRQRVTDVFRNTLDTVYSLRAMGSKPDPKAIQKEVDKVLQDQLKFETNDSTSNLSGASDVDSGETNLPLGQLNQSRRVDYVLQEAPFEFINEYLFALTSHVCYWDSEDTMLFLMKEIYNSLGVQTDHQVPQQTMTIERPLAATSPTVAASSCSLNSNYNLFPHDEQSARVSPNSRL; this is encoded by the exons CTACCCCGAAACCGGTCATCTTTAGCTCGCAGCAAACAGTAACTGGAACGGTACCGGAGCTGCCGCAAGATACCGACAACTTCAGCGAGATTGATCTAAATACGACCAGCGAACCTCAAGCTTGGTCTCAGCCACCTACAATCGATTACAATCCGCTCCAGGATTTGGAGGAATCGGACGGCAAAGCAGGTGGTAGCCAGCTCGAAAACGACGGGGAACCATTgccgtcgtcctcgtcgtacCTGCAACAGACGTCCGCATTGACCGCTCAATTTGCAGCTCAACTTCCAAACGTCGCATCAACGGTATTTTCGACCTTCAGCCGTGTCATCAAGGGCAGTTCGCCGGTTCCATCACCCGCGGCACCGTCGTACGGGTACGATCCGGCCGCTTACGGTGGGTACGGTTCGCAGCCAGAATTACAAAGCGTACTCAACCCATACGAACCGCCACCATCGGTACCATCGTCGTCAGGGCCATTATTAAATTCAAGCGCGTACAATCCGACCTATCAGCCATTTGGAGCACCACACGATCCTCAACACTCGGAAGCGCAATCTGTAGCTgggccaccaccgcctccaccaacGTTCTACAACCCGGAACAGGTGCCATCTGCGGTTGCGGTTCCGCCGCCATCCACTTCCGGTCCATCGAACACGTATCGGTTGGGTGGTAGCAAGAAGAAAACATACGCACATATTCCTGGCCTAAGTACTACGACTCAGCCGGGGGTTCCTTCTGCCCCAACGCCGACGCAAAACACTGTGCCACCGCATCCCTTCGGCTCGGCTCCGCCAACATCACTCGCATTTGTGCAGCCGACCGCACCGGGTGTATCGGACACGTTTAATTTCGAACCAACTACTCAGACAGAGGATAACAATACTGCACCACCTGTTTCGAAAGCAAAATCGTCCATTTTCGGATACCTTCCGACAAATATCCTAGAAAAGTTGCCAAAACCTAGCTTCGGAAGTGAGAAGAAGGAAGAACCTTCGCAGTTTGCGGGTGCAGTTTCGTCAGGATCGATCTTAGATCAGTTTGCGGAACCTCTCCGTGCTCCTGTTGAAGTACAGTCAGTGCCGCCTTCAACGTTCAACAACACACCGCAGACGTCTGCTGGTTCGTACTTTGCGCCACCATCAGTTGGAGCTCCCGTTCCGGTTCCACTTGTGCCGCAAAGTCAGCCCCATCCTTTGTTCACTCCAAATCAATCCGAGTTCCTCAGTGTAACTGGTGAGCCATCGGCGCCGACTGCGTCTGTGTTGGATCCTGCATTGCCACCACCCGTGTTTTACTCGCCTGCGCAAATTCCTACGGTTGTTCAATCACGTCCTGTTGGCTCTACGGGTAATCCTTACAGTTCAAAACGCCTTGCATCTGGCATTGGGCGCTACAAGAATCCACTTGTGCCGGCAGCGCAACCTGTCACTGGCCCGGTATTCCTGCCGAACCAGCCACCGCCTCTAGCTTCGCAGCAGCCGGCGGGAGTATTGTCAAACGTAGCGACACAACAAGTCTTCTCGGACACATTCACGCCGCAAATTGTATCAGCAAATCCACAATCGGAAGCACCAGTCTCCATTTTTAACCCCATTGTTTCCGTAGGAGCTCCTTTCGAACCAGTTGGAGAAGCTCAATGTATACCGCCGCCTGTGGGAGAACGGATTCTAGAAAATACTAGTCAACTTACTTTATCGGCTCCCATTTCTGGTCCTCCAGAAGTAATTGAGGCTACAACTGTCGTTAACCCATTGGTACCCGAGAACGTCAACTCTGAAAGGAACCGAGGTATAAACCAACTTGTGGGAGGTTTAAAATCAGATGCCACGTACAATCCGTACTCTTCTCAGCAAGTTCATCAAGCAGTGCGTGTTGAAGAACCCACCTATACACAACAAAGCATTCCTGAAGTCGCAGCACCCCCTGTAATAGGGTTTGATTTGCAAGAAACCTCTTCTGTAGCTGGTGTCGAAGCGGTCCAGGCCAAATTTGATGTTTTCAATCTTGGCAACCAGCCTTCTGCCCCACAAACAAACGTGTTTAGCGCAGAATCATTAGTTTCTACTGCTACTATTGTCACGGGAACACCGGCAGGATTTCTTGGAACAGAACCTGCTTCAATCGGTAGCTCAAAAACAATCGTTGATAGCCGGTCAAAGTCAAGCGAGAACGTACTTTCGCCACCACCTCGTCCAAATTCAAACTTGAGCGAACCGGCAACGATCTTTCCAGGATCGGTACCTCCGGCAGACATTTTCCTTCCGGAATTATCCGGAACTGCTGGATTTGTCTTGCCGCAAGTGCATCATCCAGATCGtgaggaagaagcaaacgTATTCGTCCAGAAAGGACAACACGATACTAACGGCAACAATTTGGTGAACTTTTTTACGAGCAATCCTGCATCATCCATTGCCCCAGTGGAAAAGCAGTTTGAATACTCTCAGCAAAACACAACATCTCGTTTCCCTGCACAACCACTTTCGACTGAACAGCAGGAGCCATCGAAGAAGGCTTCGTTGATTTCATTCCCGAATCCGGCGCCAGCAATAAATCCTGTTGACTTCTTCAACAGTAACACTATCGTGCCGTTGGAATCAGGCGTAGAAAATACTATCAAGACGGGTCAAACAACTTCCTCCGTTCCGCTGTTTAACTTCTTCGGCCGAACTGCCGACCCAGCGCCACCTACTGTGGTGGAGCCAGTTGTAGAAACCAAACTTTCCTCAGATCAATCCATTGCAGACTTTGCAAACGGACAACGGGATTCCACAAAAGCCAGAACGTTTCCAGAAGACATTGCTCCGGCGACTTCCGTTTCGAACGTCAGTAGCTTTAGCAACCTCAACGTAAGCTTCGGTGAGGACAGTGCGCAGGACGTGCCGCGGATCGAAAACGCATCAAACGAACCGATATTCAGTAGCGACAATCTATTCGATTTCAAATCAACCGTCTACCAGGACGGAAGTTTGTACTCGCGTAACAAGGAACTCGCTTACGACGCGAACGACGGAAGCAGCAGCATGGCGGCGATGGCAACGACGAGCGTTGGTGCGCaggacaccaccaccaacacggGCACTTCGATCGCCGATTCAAGCTCGACCAATATAGCTTATCGACCAACGTACAATCATTGGTTCTATCGGCGCGAGGTGGAAGGCAAGAGCGTATGGTCCGCGTTCACGATGGCCGATTCAATGGCTCTCGAAGACGGACTGGCGGTTCTGTTGGCGCGAACCAACAGTGAGCCGGAGGACGACAGCTGCTCACCGGTGATTGTGCACACTGACGGTGGAAGGTACGACGTGTCGATCAAGGAACGCACCCGAACGCCGGTTTACTGGAAAGGACCGGCGAATGAAGTGCGACGGTGCTCCTGGTTCTACAAAACCGTCGACTCTCGGTTTGTCCCCTACGAGGAGGAGGTAGCGGATTTGCTGGAGCGAGAGTACAAAGAAGCGGCCACTTCCGGCGAGTGGCACCGGCGGGTGACAATTCCGAACGGTGAAACGGTCGTGTTTCATGGACCCTCCGTTATCGTGCATTTCCTGCAGACACAGAACCCGGATACGTGGGGTGGCGGCAATTCGCCGGTGCCTTCGACGACGAACCGACCGCGTGTTGTGAAGCGTGGCATCGATGAGTTCAACATCGACGAAGACGAGCCGGAGAGGATAGATCATCTGTTATTTATGGTGCACGGCATCGGTGAAGCTTGCGATTTGCGATTCCGGCGCGTAGAGGAAGTGGTTGATGAGTTCCGCAGCATCTCGGCACAGCTGGTGCAAAGCCACTATCGGTCGTCCTTTGATCGTGGTGATGTCGGACGGGTGGAGATATTGCCCATATCCTGGCACGACGATCTCCATTCGGAGGAGTCAGGTGTGGACGAAAAGTTAAAGTCGATAACGTTGCCTTCGATACCAAAGTTGCGCCACTTCACCAACGACACGTTGCTGGACGTGCTCTTCTATACCAGTCCGATGTTTTGCCAAAGCATTATCGATGCCGTAGGGAAGTCGCTCAACCGGCTGTACGCGATGTTCTGTCAGCGCAATCCATCGTTCAGTGGGCGCGTTTCGTTGGCGGGTCATTCGCTTGGTTCACTGATTCTGTTCGATCTACTGTGCCACCAAAagaaggtggaaaagaaactaTCCAGCGAACCGGAAAATTCG GAGAATCCAGATGACGATTCCGTATCACCACTAACGTCGCATCATGCCATCGTAAATCATCGGCCGCTGGTGCGCAAATGTTCCCAGCAGATCAACTACGAGGTTGGACCAGCCGGAACCGGCCAACCGTACATCACATATCCGCAGCTAATGTTCCAACCGAAAATGTTCTTCGCCCTTGGTTCACCAATTGGGATGTTCGTTACGATACGAGGAATCGACGCGCTGGGACTTGATTTTAAGCTACCCACATGTGAAGGgttcttcaacatcttccATCCTTACGACCCGGTCGCATACCGCATTGAAGCTCTGATCAACCCCGAACTGAGCTCACTGGCACCCGTGTTGATACCGCATCATAAAGGCCGAAAGCGAATGCACCTAGAGCTGAAGGAAACCGTGCTGCGGGTGAGCAATGATTTGCGCCAGCGAGTTACTGACGTGTTCCGGAACACGCTGGACACTGTGTACTCCTTGCGGGCGATGGGATCGAAGCCGGACCCGAAAGCCATCCAGAAGGAAGTGGACAAGGTGTTGCAGGACCAGCTGAAGTTCGAAACGAACGACTCGACGTCCAACTTGTCTGGGGCTAGCGATGTGGACAGTGGCGAGACGAACCTACCGCTGGGTCAGCTGAATCAGTCCCGGCGTGTCGATTACGTGTTGCAGGAGGCACCGTTCGAATTTATTAACGAGTACCTGTTTGCCTTGACCAGCCACGTCTGTTACTG ggATTCCGAGGACACGATGCTGTTCCTCATGAAAGAAATCTACAACAGTCTCGGCGTACAGACGGACCACCAGGTGCCGCAGCAAACGATGACGATCGAACGACCGCTGGCGGCCACTAGTCCTACAGTGGCTGCTTCCAGCTGTTCCTTAAATAGTAATTACAACCTCTTCCCTCATGACGAACAGTCAGCGAGAGTGTCGCCGAATAGTAGGCTATAG